In one window of Caenimonas aquaedulcis DNA:
- a CDS encoding efflux RND transporter periplasmic adaptor subunit — protein sequence MPHQLPHSSNFLAFSFALATALALSACSKSEPPQEPVRAVKVMSVGVATFQSDHEFAGEVKPRVESRLGFRVAGKIVRRQAELGQHVKAGQVLAQLDPQDYRLAADAARAQVAAAATNRDLAAADYKRYAALKDQNFISGAELERRDTTLKAAQAQLDQAKAQLSSQGNQAAYTTLVADVSGVITSIDAEPGQVVTAGMPIVRIAQDGPRDVLFAVPEDKVAAIKTGSEVTVRGWGKDAELAGTVREVGASADPVTRTFPVKVSLADTAAPPALGTTVSVVPRALSMAGAPVIKVPTSALRKEGAGTAVWVLDKQTMTVKSQAVQIATADGNDAVISSGLQPGMLVVSAGVHVLSPGQKVTIYQDRSAQGAAVAAASANK from the coding sequence ATGCCGCACCAACTTCCTCACTCATCCAACTTCTTGGCGTTCAGCTTCGCTCTTGCAACCGCACTGGCCTTGTCCGCCTGCTCCAAATCCGAACCGCCTCAAGAGCCCGTCCGCGCCGTGAAGGTGATGTCGGTCGGCGTCGCAACGTTCCAGTCCGACCATGAATTCGCGGGCGAGGTCAAGCCCCGCGTCGAGTCCCGTCTCGGCTTTCGCGTGGCGGGCAAGATCGTCCGACGCCAGGCCGAACTCGGCCAGCACGTGAAAGCCGGCCAGGTGCTCGCGCAGCTCGACCCGCAGGACTATCGCCTCGCCGCCGACGCGGCCCGTGCGCAAGTGGCCGCAGCCGCGACGAACCGCGACCTCGCCGCCGCCGACTACAAGCGCTACGCGGCGCTCAAGGACCAGAATTTCATCAGCGGCGCCGAACTCGAGCGCCGCGACACCACGCTCAAGGCCGCGCAGGCGCAGCTCGACCAGGCGAAGGCACAGCTCTCGTCGCAGGGCAACCAGGCCGCCTACACGACCCTCGTGGCCGACGTGTCCGGCGTGATCACTTCGATCGACGCGGAACCCGGGCAGGTCGTCACTGCAGGCATGCCGATCGTGCGCATCGCGCAGGACGGCCCGCGTGACGTGCTCTTCGCCGTGCCGGAAGACAAGGTGGCGGCCATCAAGACCGGCTCCGAAGTGACGGTGCGCGGATGGGGCAAGGACGCCGAGCTCGCGGGGACGGTGCGCGAGGTGGGTGCGAGCGCGGACCCGGTGACGCGGACCTTCCCGGTCAAGGTCTCGCTGGCGGACACCGCAGCGCCGCCGGCCCTGGGTACCACCGTGTCGGTCGTGCCGCGCGCGCTCAGCATGGCGGGCGCACCGGTCATCAAGGTGCCCACCAGCGCGCTTCGCAAGGAAGGCGCGGGCACCGCGGTGTGGGTGCTCGACAAGCAGACCATGACCGTGAAGTCGCAGGCCGTGCAGATCGCCACCGCCGACGGCAACGACGCGGTGATCTCCTCGGGCCTGCAGCCCGGGATGCTGGTCGTGTCAGCCGGCGTGCACGTGCTGTCGCCGGGCCAGAAGGTGACGATCTACCAGGACCGGTCCGCGCAAGGCGCGGCCGTCGCCGCCGCTTCCGCCAACAAGTGA
- the hemH gene encoding ferrochelatase: MAISFRPEPDFTHGTAPTTGILYCNLGTPDEPTAPAVRRYLAEFLSDPRVVEIPRALWLPLLHGVILPLRSGKSAAKYASIWTSDGSPLRVWTEKQAKLLQGKLGENGHRVMVRHAMRYGSPSIASQLDALKAEGATRILVLPAYPQYSGTTTASIVDAVTQWSSRIRHLPEIRFVNRYHNDEGYIAALARKLELFWRANGRPEQLVMSFHGVPERALHLGDPYHCECYKTARLVAGKLGLAQQDFTVSFQSRFGKAKWLEPYTDATLRTLGKKGARIDVICPGFTSDCLETLEEIAMEGRHTFLQAGGKEFRYIPCLNDDQGGVAALAGVAERHLAGWPTRETPDKEALERSRTLALARGASH, translated from the coding sequence ATGGCAATTTCATTCCGGCCCGAACCCGACTTCACGCATGGCACGGCGCCGACAACCGGCATCCTCTACTGCAACCTGGGCACGCCGGACGAGCCGACGGCACCGGCGGTGCGCCGATATCTCGCCGAATTCCTGTCGGATCCCCGCGTGGTGGAGATTCCGCGGGCGTTGTGGCTGCCCCTGCTCCACGGCGTGATCCTGCCCTTGCGCTCGGGCAAGTCCGCGGCCAAGTACGCCAGCATCTGGACTTCCGACGGCTCGCCGCTGCGCGTCTGGACCGAGAAGCAGGCCAAGTTGCTGCAGGGCAAGCTGGGCGAGAACGGGCACCGCGTCATGGTGCGCCATGCGATGCGCTACGGATCGCCCTCGATCGCCTCTCAACTCGACGCGCTGAAGGCCGAGGGCGCGACACGCATCCTCGTCCTGCCTGCGTATCCGCAGTACTCGGGCACGACGACCGCCAGCATCGTCGATGCCGTGACGCAGTGGTCCTCCCGCATCCGCCACCTGCCGGAGATCCGGTTCGTCAATCGCTATCACAACGACGAGGGCTACATCGCGGCCCTCGCGCGCAAGCTCGAACTGTTCTGGCGCGCCAACGGCCGCCCGGAGCAGCTCGTGATGAGTTTCCACGGCGTGCCCGAGCGCGCGCTCCATCTCGGCGACCCCTACCACTGCGAGTGCTACAAGACGGCGCGCTTGGTCGCCGGCAAACTGGGACTCGCGCAGCAGGATTTCACGGTGAGCTTCCAGTCGCGCTTCGGCAAGGCGAAATGGCTCGAGCCCTACACCGACGCAACACTGCGGACGCTCGGCAAGAAGGGTGCGCGCATCGACGTGATCTGCCCCGGCTTCACGTCCGACTGCCTGGAGACGCTGGAGGAGATCGCGATGGAGGGCCGGCACACGTTCCTGCAGGCCGGCGGCAAGGAGTTTCGCTATATCCCGTGCCTCAACGACGACCAGGGCGGCGTCGCCGCGCTGGCGGGGGTGGCCGAACGCCACCTGGCGGGATGGCCGACACGCGAGACGCCGGACAAGGAAGCGCTGGAACGATCGAGGACGCTGGCGCTCGCTAGGGGCGCATCGCACTAG
- a CDS encoding HAD family hydrolase: protein MLDLQRIKAISLDLDDTLWPILPTIERAEKMLHDWMVDHAPMTAALFSSPSALREIRDHMAANRPDLKNDLSAVRRESIRLALYRAGENPLLAEQAFEVFFAARQRVTLFDDALPALAYLAERFPLVTISNGNADVGRVGLGAYFRATISAREFGVGKPDPRIFHAAAGALELTTDSILHIGDDATLDVLGSINAGMQAAWVNRSDHLWPHEQQPHLTLSNLTELCELFKAQA, encoded by the coding sequence ATGTTGGATCTGCAAAGAATCAAGGCGATTTCGCTGGACCTGGACGACACGCTGTGGCCGATCCTGCCGACGATCGAGCGGGCCGAGAAGATGCTGCACGACTGGATGGTGGACCACGCCCCCATGACGGCGGCGCTCTTCTCCAGCCCGTCCGCCCTGCGCGAGATCCGCGACCATATGGCCGCGAACCGTCCCGACCTCAAGAACGACCTGAGCGCCGTGCGCCGCGAGTCGATCCGCCTCGCGCTCTACCGCGCCGGTGAAAACCCGCTGCTCGCCGAGCAGGCCTTCGAGGTGTTCTTCGCGGCACGACAGCGCGTCACGCTCTTCGACGACGCGCTGCCGGCGCTCGCGTATCTCGCCGAGCGCTTCCCGCTGGTCACCATCTCCAACGGCAATGCCGACGTGGGCCGCGTGGGCCTGGGCGCCTATTTCCGCGCGACGATTTCCGCGCGCGAATTCGGTGTCGGCAAGCCCGACCCGCGCATCTTCCATGCGGCGGCAGGCGCGCTGGAGCTGACGACGGACAGCATCCTGCACATCGGCGACGACGCCACGCTCGACGTGCTGGGCTCCATCAACGCGGGCATGCAGGCCGCCTGGGTGAACCGATCGGACCATCTCTGGCCGCATGAGCAGCAGCCGCACCTCACGCTCAGCAACCTCACCGAGCTGTGCGAGCTGTTCAAGGCCCAGGCGTAG
- a CDS encoding efflux RND transporter permease subunit, translating into MSDTHDDAPAPGFNLSRWALEHKALTLYLMIALMVLGISAYFQLGQDEDPPFTFRAMVVRTYWPGATAQQVAEQVTDKIERTLQEAPYADKIRSYSKPGESQIIFQIKDSSKPGDVANVWYTVRKKIGDMRFTLPGGIQGPFFNDDFGDVYGVIYALESDGFNYSEMKNFADDVRQQLLRVPDVAKVELFGAQDEKLYIEISQKRLAQLGLDFNQVLAQLGQQNAVESAGAVQTPLDIVQVRVAGQFEAPDELRAMPIRGTSGSQLKLGDIAEIKRGYVDPPVVKVRHQGKEVIALGVSMAKGGDIIRLGHSLKASFNKIQDGLPAGVQLVQLQDQPRAVASSVNEFVRTLVEAVVIVLAVSFIALGLHKRPDAASLPVWKRWYVDMRPGLVVGITIPLVLAVTFLAMDFWGIGLHKISLGSLIIALGLLVDDAIIAVEMMVRKMEEGYDKVRAATFAYEITAMPMLTGTLITATGFLPIGMAKSTVGEYTFAIFAVTVVALVLSWFVSVYFVPYLGNAILKAKPATGEHHEHFDTPFYRNFRKVVNWCVAHRWLTIGATLLIFALGIVGMGKVQQQFFPDSSRPEVMVEVWFPEGTSFAANESVTRRVEERLRLESGVTSVSTWVGSGVPRFYLPLDQVFPQSNVSQFIVMPSDLKVRETLRVKLPTLLAQEFPEVRGRVKLLPNGPPVPYPVQFRVVGGDPAALRERAEEVKAAMRASPNTRGVNDNWNESVKVLRLEVDQSKARALGVTSQSIAQASKTILAGTTVGQFREGDKLIDIVLRQPLDERNAITDIANAYLPTSSGKSIPLTQIAKPVFTWEPGVMWRENRDYAITVQSDIVEGLQGATVTNELLPKLKALEARWPVGYKIQVAGAVEESSKGTDSISAGVPIMVFIMLTLLMLQLHSFSRTMLVLLTAPLGLAGVAGALLLLNRPFGFVALLGFIALAGMIMRNSVILVDQIEQDRAKGIPAWDAIVESAVRRLRPIVLTAAAAVLAMIPLSRSVFWGPMAVAIMGGLIVATVLTLLSLPAMYAAWFRVKRPEAAPAVA; encoded by the coding sequence ATGAGCGACACGCACGACGACGCGCCGGCTCCCGGCTTCAATCTCTCCCGCTGGGCGCTGGAGCACAAGGCGCTCACGCTGTACCTGATGATCGCGCTGATGGTACTGGGCATCTCGGCCTACTTCCAGCTGGGGCAGGACGAGGACCCGCCGTTCACTTTCCGCGCGATGGTCGTGCGCACCTACTGGCCCGGCGCGACCGCGCAGCAGGTGGCCGAGCAGGTGACGGACAAAATCGAACGTACGCTGCAGGAAGCGCCGTACGCGGACAAGATCCGCAGCTATTCCAAGCCCGGCGAGTCGCAGATCATCTTCCAGATCAAGGATTCCTCGAAGCCCGGGGACGTCGCGAACGTCTGGTATACCGTGCGCAAGAAGATTGGCGACATGCGCTTCACGCTGCCCGGCGGCATCCAGGGCCCGTTCTTCAACGACGATTTCGGCGACGTGTACGGCGTGATCTACGCGCTCGAATCGGACGGCTTCAACTACTCCGAGATGAAGAACTTCGCGGACGACGTGCGCCAGCAGCTGCTGCGCGTACCCGACGTCGCGAAGGTGGAACTCTTCGGCGCGCAGGACGAGAAGCTCTACATCGAGATTTCGCAGAAGCGCCTGGCGCAGCTCGGCCTCGACTTCAACCAGGTGCTGGCCCAGCTCGGTCAGCAAAACGCGGTGGAGTCCGCCGGTGCGGTGCAGACGCCGCTCGATATCGTGCAGGTACGCGTGGCCGGCCAGTTCGAGGCGCCGGACGAGCTGCGCGCCATGCCGATCCGCGGCACCTCGGGCAGCCAGCTGAAGCTGGGCGACATCGCCGAGATCAAGCGCGGCTATGTGGATCCGCCGGTGGTGAAGGTGCGCCACCAGGGCAAGGAAGTGATTGCGCTGGGCGTGTCGATGGCCAAGGGCGGCGACATCATCCGCCTCGGGCATTCGCTCAAGGCGTCGTTCAACAAGATCCAGGACGGCCTGCCCGCGGGGGTGCAGCTCGTGCAGCTCCAGGACCAGCCGCGCGCGGTGGCGAGCTCGGTCAACGAATTCGTGCGCACGCTCGTCGAAGCCGTGGTGATCGTGCTGGCGGTGAGCTTCATCGCGCTCGGGCTGCACAAGCGCCCGGATGCCGCATCGCTGCCCGTGTGGAAGCGCTGGTACGTCGACATGAGGCCCGGCCTGGTCGTGGGCATCACGATCCCCCTGGTGCTCGCCGTCACCTTCCTCGCGATGGACTTCTGGGGCATCGGGCTGCACAAGATTTCGCTCGGCTCGCTCATCATCGCGCTCGGCCTGCTCGTGGACGACGCGATCATCGCGGTCGAGATGATGGTGCGCAAGATGGAGGAGGGCTACGACAAGGTCCGCGCCGCCACCTTCGCCTACGAGATCACCGCGATGCCCATGCTCACGGGTACGCTCATCACCGCGACGGGCTTCCTGCCCATCGGAATGGCGAAATCCACGGTCGGCGAATACACCTTCGCGATCTTCGCGGTGACGGTCGTCGCGCTGGTGCTCAGCTGGTTCGTTTCGGTGTACTTCGTGCCCTACCTGGGCAACGCGATCCTCAAGGCCAAGCCCGCGACGGGCGAGCACCACGAGCACTTCGACACGCCGTTCTACCGCAACTTCCGCAAGGTCGTGAACTGGTGCGTCGCGCATCGCTGGCTCACCATCGGCGCGACGCTCCTCATCTTCGCGCTCGGCATCGTCGGCATGGGGAAGGTGCAGCAGCAGTTCTTCCCCGATTCCAGCCGGCCGGAAGTCATGGTCGAGGTCTGGTTTCCGGAAGGCACCTCCTTCGCCGCGAATGAAAGCGTCACGCGCAGGGTGGAAGAGCGCCTGCGCCTTGAGTCCGGCGTGACCTCGGTCAGCACCTGGGTCGGTTCCGGCGTCCCCCGGTTCTACCTTCCGCTGGACCAGGTGTTCCCGCAGAGCAACGTCTCGCAATTCATCGTCATGCCTTCGGACCTGAAGGTGCGCGAAACCCTGCGCGTGAAGCTGCCGACCCTGCTGGCCCAGGAATTCCCCGAAGTGCGCGGCCGCGTGAAGCTGTTGCCCAACGGGCCGCCCGTGCCTTACCCGGTTCAGTTCCGTGTCGTCGGCGGTGACCCGGCGGCGCTGCGCGAGCGTGCCGAAGAGGTGAAGGCCGCGATGCGCGCAAGCCCGAACACGCGTGGCGTCAATGACAACTGGAACGAGTCGGTGAAGGTGCTCCGCCTGGAAGTCGACCAGAGCAAGGCGCGCGCGCTGGGGGTGACGAGCCAGTCGATCGCGCAGGCTTCCAAAACCATCCTTGCGGGCACCACGGTAGGCCAGTTCCGCGAGGGCGACAAGCTGATCGACATCGTGCTGCGCCAGCCGCTGGACGAGCGCAACGCGATCACCGATATCGCGAACGCCTACCTGCCCACGTCCTCGGGCAAGTCGATCCCGCTGACGCAGATCGCCAAGCCGGTGTTCACGTGGGAACCGGGCGTGATGTGGCGCGAAAACCGCGACTACGCCATCACCGTGCAGTCGGACATCGTCGAAGGCCTGCAGGGCGCCACCGTCACCAACGAACTGCTGCCGAAGCTCAAGGCGCTGGAAGCCAGGTGGCCCGTGGGCTACAAGATCCAGGTGGCCGGCGCGGTGGAGGAGAGCAGCAAAGGGACGGATTCGATCTCCGCCGGCGTCCCGATCATGGTGTTCATCATGCTCACGCTGCTGATGCTGCAGTTGCACAGCTTCTCCCGCACGATGCTCGTGCTGCTGACGGCGCCGCTGGGGCTGGCCGGGGTCGCCGGCGCGCTGCTGCTGCTGAACCGACCCTTCGGCTTCGTCGCGCTGCTCGGCTTCATCGCCCTGGCGGGGATGATCATGCGCAATTCAGTGATCCTGGTCGACCAGATCGAGCAGGACCGCGCCAAGGGCATTCCGGCCTGGGACGCCATCGTGGAATCGGCGGTGCGCCGCCTGCGCCCGATCGTGCTCACGGCCGCCGCGGCGGTCCTGGCGATGATTCCGCTGTCCCGCTCGGTGTTCTGGGGCCCCATGGCGGTGGCCATCATGGGCGGGCTGATCGTGGCGACGGTGTTGACCCTGCTGTCGCTGCCCGCGATGTACGCGGCCTGGTTTCGCGTGAAACGCCCGGAAGCTGCCCCCGCAGTCGCGTAA
- a CDS encoding alpha/beta fold hydrolase, translated as MPYESRYATCAGREIHFTEWGARNGPTVIAWHGLARTGRDMDELAAHLSSRYRVICPDTIGRGLSQWSADPHNEYRLSFYTRIAAELLDRLGIGEAHWVGTSMGGAIGTVAAGGLAEPGLKTRIKSLVLNDNAPRLADAAVARIRAYAGNPPAFDTVLELEAFYRQVYKPFGWLSDSQWRRLAETSTRRLPDGRVTPHYDPQMVRQFTDHPNDYDLWTHYDAIDIPVLCLRGEDSDLVLRDATEEMMRRGPGSKGLARVVEIAGCGHAPALNVPEQLDLVTAFIDGHEAAARAPAPKVASAMRP; from the coding sequence GTGCCCTACGAATCACGCTACGCGACTTGCGCAGGACGCGAAATCCATTTCACGGAGTGGGGCGCCCGGAACGGCCCCACGGTCATCGCATGGCACGGCCTGGCACGTACGGGCCGCGACATGGACGAACTCGCGGCGCACCTGTCGAGCCGCTATCGCGTGATTTGTCCGGACACGATCGGGCGCGGCCTGAGCCAGTGGAGCGCCGATCCGCACAACGAGTACCGGCTCTCGTTCTACACGCGCATCGCCGCGGAATTGCTGGATCGCCTGGGCATCGGGGAAGCCCATTGGGTGGGCACCTCGATGGGCGGCGCGATCGGCACGGTGGCGGCGGGAGGCTTGGCGGAGCCGGGGCTGAAAACGCGCATCAAGAGCCTGGTGCTGAACGACAACGCGCCGCGGCTGGCCGATGCGGCCGTGGCGCGCATCCGGGCCTATGCCGGCAATCCGCCGGCCTTCGACACCGTCCTGGAACTGGAAGCGTTCTACCGGCAGGTCTACAAGCCATTCGGCTGGCTGAGCGATTCGCAGTGGCGGCGGCTGGCCGAGACATCCACCCGCCGCTTGCCCGATGGCCGTGTGACGCCGCATTACGACCCGCAGATGGTGCGGCAGTTCACGGACCATCCGAACGACTACGACTTGTGGACGCACTACGACGCGATCGACATCCCCGTGTTGTGCCTGCGCGGCGAGGACTCGGACCTGGTGCTGCGCGATGCGACCGAGGAGATGATGCGGCGCGGGCCGGGGAGCAAGGGTCTGGCGCGTGTCGTGGAGATCGCCGGGTGCGGTCACGCGCCGGCGCTGAACGTCCCCGAACAACTCGACCTGGTGACCGCGTTCATCGACGGGCACGAGGCCGCAGCGCGAGCGCCCGCCCCGAAAGTGGCTAGTGCGATGCGCCCCTAG
- the hpnD gene encoding presqualene diphosphate synthase HpnD, with translation MTPQQYVQEKAAASGSSFYYAFLFLPKPRRAAITAFYAFCREVDDVVDEVTDLGVAQTKLAWWQAEVAKSFRGEPSHPAMQALMPCAAEFGIEERLLHAVIEGCRMDLEQTRYLDFAALERYCHLVAGVVGEVAARIFGQTDPATTAYAHKLGLAFQLTNIIRDVGEDAMRGRIYLPVSELQQFDVKAHEFLSRTYSDRFTALMRFQAQRAHALYDEALALLPPADRQNQKPGLMMASIYRTLLREIESDDFKVLHQRVSLTPLRKLWLAWKVQALGRM, from the coding sequence ATGACACCGCAACAGTACGTCCAGGAGAAGGCCGCGGCCTCCGGAAGCAGCTTCTATTACGCCTTCCTGTTCCTGCCCAAGCCACGCCGCGCGGCCATCACCGCCTTCTATGCGTTCTGCCGCGAAGTGGACGACGTCGTCGACGAGGTCACCGACCTGGGCGTGGCGCAAACCAAGCTGGCATGGTGGCAGGCCGAAGTCGCGAAGTCTTTCCGCGGCGAGCCGAGCCACCCGGCGATGCAGGCGCTGATGCCGTGCGCGGCTGAATTCGGCATCGAGGAGCGGCTATTGCACGCGGTCATCGAAGGTTGCCGGATGGACCTGGAGCAGACGCGCTACCTGGACTTCGCCGCGCTGGAGCGGTATTGCCACCTGGTGGCCGGCGTGGTGGGCGAGGTCGCGGCGCGCATTTTCGGGCAGACCGACCCGGCCACCACGGCCTACGCGCACAAGCTGGGCCTGGCGTTCCAGCTCACCAACATCATCCGCGACGTCGGGGAGGACGCGATGCGCGGCCGCATCTACCTGCCCGTGAGTGAGCTGCAGCAGTTCGACGTGAAGGCGCACGAGTTTCTTTCGCGCACCTACTCCGACCGCTTCACCGCGCTCATGCGCTTCCAGGCGCAACGCGCGCATGCGCTCTACGACGAGGCGCTCGCGCTGCTGCCGCCCGCGGATCGGCAGAACCAGAAGCCCGGGCTGATGATGGCCAGCATCTACCGCACCCTGCTGCGCGAGATCGAGAGCGACGACTTCAAGGTCCTGCACCAGCGCGTGAGCCTGACGCCGCTGCGCAAGCTCTGGCTGGCGTGGAAAGTGCAGGCACTGGGCCGGATGTAG
- the tig gene encoding trigger factor, which produces MAVNVETLDKLERKITLTLPASAIQSEVDARLRKIARSAKMDGFRPGKVPMKVVAERYGYSVHYEVMNDKVGEAFAQAANEANLRVAGQPRITEKEQAPEGELAFDAVFEVFPEIKLGDLSSAEVEKFSAEVTDDAIERTVEILRKQRRTFAQRPQAEAAQDGDRVTVDFEGKIDGEPFSGGKADDFQFLVGEGQMLKEFEEAVRGMKQGESKTFPLAFPADYHGKDVAGKQADFMVTVKKIESANLPEVNEAFAKSLGIPDATVEGLRGDIRKNLEREVKFRLLARNKQAAMDALVGQAELDLPKSSVQSEVDRMIEGARADLKQRGIKDADKAPIPDDIFRPQAERRVRLGLVVAELVRTQDLRAKPEQIKAHVDELAASYEKPAEVVRWYFSDRQRLAEVEAIVIENNVTDYILSKAKVTEKVLSFDELMGEQAS; this is translated from the coding sequence ATGGCCGTGAACGTAGAAACCCTCGACAAGCTGGAGCGCAAGATCACCCTGACGCTGCCTGCCAGCGCCATCCAGTCCGAAGTCGACGCGCGCCTGCGCAAGATCGCCCGCAGCGCCAAGATGGACGGCTTCCGCCCGGGCAAGGTGCCGATGAAGGTCGTGGCCGAGCGCTACGGCTACTCGGTCCACTACGAGGTGATGAACGACAAGGTCGGCGAAGCCTTCGCCCAGGCCGCCAACGAGGCGAACCTGCGCGTCGCCGGCCAGCCCCGCATCACGGAAAAGGAACAGGCGCCGGAGGGTGAGCTCGCGTTCGACGCGGTGTTCGAGGTGTTCCCCGAGATCAAGCTGGGCGACCTCTCCAGCGCCGAGGTGGAGAAGTTTTCCGCCGAGGTGACGGACGACGCCATCGAGCGCACGGTCGAAATCCTGCGCAAGCAGCGCCGCACGTTCGCGCAGCGCCCGCAGGCCGAGGCCGCGCAGGACGGCGACCGCGTCACGGTGGACTTCGAGGGCAAGATCGACGGCGAGCCCTTCTCCGGCGGCAAGGCCGACGACTTCCAGTTCCTCGTCGGCGAAGGCCAGATGCTCAAGGAATTCGAGGAAGCCGTGCGCGGCATGAAGCAGGGCGAGAGCAAGACCTTCCCGCTCGCCTTCCCGGCCGACTATCACGGCAAGGACGTCGCCGGCAAGCAGGCCGACTTCATGGTCACCGTGAAGAAGATCGAATCCGCCAACCTGCCGGAAGTCAACGAAGCCTTCGCCAAGTCGCTGGGCATCCCCGACGCGACGGTCGAGGGCCTGCGCGGCGACATCCGCAAGAACCTCGAGCGCGAGGTCAAGTTCCGCCTGCTGGCCCGCAACAAGCAGGCCGCGATGGACGCGCTGGTCGGCCAGGCCGAGCTGGACCTGCCGAAGTCGAGCGTGCAGTCCGAAGTCGACCGCATGATCGAAGGCGCCCGCGCCGACCTGAAGCAGCGCGGCATCAAGGACGCCGACAAGGCGCCGATCCCCGACGACATCTTCCGCCCGCAAGCCGAGCGCCGCGTGCGCCTGGGCCTGGTCGTCGCCGAGCTGGTCCGCACGCAGGACCTGCGCGCCAAGCCCGAGCAGATCAAGGCCCACGTGGACGAGCTGGCCGCGAGCTACGAGAAGCCGGCCGAAGTGGTCCGCTGGTACTTCAGCGACCGCCAGCGGCTGGCCGAAGTCGAGGCGATCGTGATCGAGAACAACGTCACCGACTACATCCTGTCGAAGGCGAAGGTCACCGAGAAGGTGCTTTCGTTCGACGAACTCATGGGTGAACAGGCCAGCTGA
- a CDS encoding phytoene/squalene synthase family protein, whose product MDAETPPAAPSSPDLARLLRSVSRSFDLSIRLLPRAVRAPVAVAYLLARAADTLADTSQVPAAERGTKLSAWAAAVSGDLADPGREVRQIAESFAPMQSDADERALILALPACLDALSALDADDRADVRAVLRHITRGQALDVQRFADPGRIVSLANAAELDEYTYLVAGCVGEFWTALCDRHLPHFAALPLDEMRNLGRRYGQALQLVNILRDAEADAAAGRCYLPADEVAALGIPAVRRKWLEHAHTGLAQGSRYADAVHSRRVRAATALPALIGIRTLALLEQRASTDSRPVKVPRSQVRSLLLRIAVTFASRGPLRRMFEDGAASA is encoded by the coding sequence ATGGACGCAGAAACGCCCCCCGCCGCCCCTTCATCGCCCGATCTGGCGCGACTGCTGCGGTCCGTTTCGCGATCGTTCGACCTGTCGATCCGCCTGCTTCCGCGGGCCGTGCGAGCTCCGGTCGCGGTGGCCTACCTGCTCGCACGCGCGGCGGACACGCTAGCCGACACGTCGCAGGTTCCCGCCGCCGAGCGCGGCACCAAACTCTCTGCCTGGGCGGCCGCCGTGAGCGGCGATCTGGCCGACCCCGGGCGTGAAGTCCGGCAGATCGCTGAATCCTTCGCGCCGATGCAGTCCGACGCCGACGAACGCGCCTTGATCCTCGCCCTGCCCGCGTGCCTGGACGCGTTGTCCGCACTGGATGCGGACGACAGGGCCGATGTCCGGGCGGTGCTCCGGCACATCACGCGGGGCCAGGCGCTCGATGTGCAGCGCTTTGCCGACCCCGGCCGGATCGTGTCGCTCGCGAACGCGGCCGAGCTCGACGAGTACACCTACCTCGTGGCCGGCTGCGTGGGGGAGTTCTGGACCGCCCTGTGCGATCGCCACCTGCCCCACTTCGCGGCGTTGCCCCTGGACGAGATGCGCAACCTCGGCCGCCGGTACGGCCAGGCCCTCCAGCTCGTGAACATCCTGCGCGATGCCGAGGCCGATGCAGCCGCAGGCCGCTGCTACCTGCCGGCCGACGAAGTGGCGGCGCTGGGGATACCTGCCGTCCGCAGGAAGTGGCTCGAACACGCCCACACCGGGCTTGCCCAAGGCAGCCGGTATGCCGACGCCGTGCACAGCCGGCGCGTGCGCGCCGCAACGGCGCTGCCCGCCCTCATCGGCATCCGCACGCTCGCCCTCCTCGAGCAGCGGGCGAGTACGGACAGCCGCCCGGTCAAGGTGCCCCGCTCGCAAGTCCGCTCCCTGTTGCTGCGCATCGCCGTGACCTTCGCGAGCCGCGGCCCGCTGCGCCGCATGTTCGAGGACGGCGCGGCATCGGCGTGA